A genome region from Rhodopseudomonas boonkerdii includes the following:
- the recA gene encoding recombinase RecA, translating into MAANPTALRIVEGSSMDKSKALSAALSQIERQFGKGSVMKLGKNDRSMDIEVVSSGSLGLDIALGVGGLPRGRIIEIYGPESSGKTTLALHCVAEAQKKGGICAFVDAEHALDPVYARKLGVNVDELLISQPDHGEQALEIADTLVRSGAVDVLIIDSVAALVPRAELEGEMGDALPGLQARLMSQALRKLTASINKSNTMVIFINQIRMKIGVMYGSPETTTGGNALKFYASVRLDIRRIGAIKERDEVVGNSTRVKVVKNKLAPPFKQVEFDIMYGEGVSKMGEILDLGVKAGIVEKSGAWFSYDSQRLGQGRENSKAFLRANPDMTAKIEAAIRQNSGLIAEQILAGKPESDDGDDAEPAED; encoded by the coding sequence ATGGCCGCCAATCCGACTGCCTTGCGTATCGTTGAAGGATCCTCCATGGACAAGTCCAAAGCCCTGTCGGCTGCGCTCTCCCAGATCGAGCGCCAGTTTGGCAAAGGCTCGGTGATGAAGCTCGGCAAGAACGACCGCTCGATGGATATCGAGGTGGTGTCCTCGGGCTCCCTCGGCCTGGACATTGCGCTTGGTGTCGGCGGCCTGCCGCGGGGACGTATCATCGAGATCTACGGGCCGGAATCTTCGGGCAAGACCACGCTGGCGCTGCATTGCGTCGCCGAGGCGCAGAAGAAGGGCGGCATCTGCGCTTTCGTGGACGCCGAACATGCGCTCGATCCGGTCTATGCCCGCAAACTCGGCGTCAATGTCGACGAGCTCCTGATCTCGCAGCCCGACCATGGCGAGCAGGCGCTGGAAATCGCCGACACGCTGGTGCGCTCGGGCGCAGTGGACGTGCTGATCATCGACTCGGTGGCTGCGCTGGTGCCGCGGGCAGAACTCGAAGGCGAAATGGGCGATGCGCTGCCGGGCCTGCAGGCGCGGTTGATGAGCCAGGCGCTGCGCAAGCTGACCGCCTCGATCAACAAGTCCAACACGATGGTGATCTTCATCAACCAGATCCGCATGAAGATCGGTGTGATGTACGGCTCGCCGGAAACCACCACCGGCGGCAATGCGCTGAAGTTCTACGCCTCGGTCCGCCTCGACATCCGCCGTATCGGTGCGATCAAGGAGCGCGATGAGGTGGTCGGCAACTCGACCCGCGTGAAGGTGGTCAAGAACAAGCTGGCTCCGCCGTTCAAGCAGGTCGAATTCGACATCATGTATGGCGAAGGCGTCTCCAAGATGGGCGAGATTCTCGATCTCGGCGTCAAGGCCGGCATCGTCGAGAAGTCAGGCGCCTGGTTCTCCTATGACAGCCAGCGTCTCGGTCAGGGGCGCGAGAATTCGAAAGCGTTTCTGCGCGCCAATCCGGACATGACCGCCAAGATCGAAGCGGCGATCCGGCAGAATTCCGGCCTGATCGCCGAGCAGATTCTCGCAGGCAAGCCGGAAAGCGATGACGGCGACGACGCGGAGCCTGCTGAGGATTGA
- a CDS encoding PaaI family thioesterase has protein sequence MDATTRIRDSFAKQGLMTTLGASLGNIAPGAVEIVMIPSPAISQQHGFVHAGAVSAIADSAAGYSALSLMPEGTGVLTTEFKINLVAPAVGERIVARGRVVKPGRTLTLTQSEVFAIGNGQEKLIALLTATMMTLRDRDGISD, from the coding sequence ATGGACGCCACCACCCGCATCCGCGACAGTTTTGCCAAGCAAGGCCTGATGACCACGCTCGGCGCATCGCTCGGCAACATTGCGCCGGGCGCAGTGGAGATCGTGATGATCCCCTCGCCCGCCATTTCGCAGCAACATGGCTTCGTCCATGCGGGTGCTGTCAGCGCAATCGCCGACAGCGCCGCGGGCTATTCGGCCCTCAGCCTGATGCCCGAAGGCACGGGCGTGCTGACAACCGAATTCAAGATCAATCTGGTCGCGCCGGCCGTGGGCGAGCGTATTGTCGCGCGCGGGCGCGTGGTGAAGCCCGGGCGCACGCTGACGCTCACGCAGTCCGAGGTCTTCGCCATCGGCAATGGTCAGGAGAAGCTGATCGCCCTCCTCACCGCCACGATGATGACCCTCAGGGATCGCGACGGCATCAGCGATTGA
- a CDS encoding DUF6489 family protein: protein MKVTVTVDCTPLEAREFLGLPDVQPMQAAMMDQMQRKMTENMDKYSPEAIMQSWFSFDPKVGERFQDMFANMAGLGGAAKDKK from the coding sequence ATGAAGGTAACCGTCACCGTGGACTGCACGCCGCTTGAGGCACGCGAATTTCTCGGGTTGCCCGATGTGCAGCCGATGCAGGCGGCGATGATGGATCAGATGCAGAGAAAGATGACGGAGAATATGGACAAGTATTCTCCGGAGGCGATCATGCAGAGCTGGTTCTCGTTTGACCCGAAGGTTGGCGAGCGTTTTCAGGACATGTTCGCGAACATGGCCGGGCTCGGCGGCGCAGCGAAGGACAAGAAATAG